A region from the Desulfomarina profundi genome encodes:
- the ftsX gene encoding permease-like cell division protein FtsX, which produces MSFWFTVIRQVGRNLRQTWASQMMTLLTVSLSVLIFAFFYLIYTNMLHLGERLGDDLRLIVYLDDEPGPELKQQLRKKITTFDKVEEIRFISRKEAYERFSKQLGENQDVLNDMPKDFLPPSIEVTPMKNLRSLNQVKLFSAYLARLPGTLKVQYGQEWVERFYYFTKLLSIVVLLSGTLLILTTIFMVAYTIRLTILGRHDELELLKLVGATNNYIRIPFLLEGVLQGILGSTIGICSLYILFQWIKLRFSGPGLLNLFDFSFFPPVVSLTIIGVSILLCTLGSYSTMQKFLRI; this is translated from the coding sequence ATGAGTTTCTGGTTTACCGTTATCAGGCAGGTCGGCCGTAACCTTCGCCAGACATGGGCATCCCAGATGATGACATTACTGACGGTATCCCTTTCTGTCCTGATATTCGCTTTTTTTTACCTTATCTACACTAACATGCTCCATCTGGGCGAACGTCTGGGGGATGATCTTCGCCTGATTGTCTATCTGGATGACGAACCCGGTCCGGAACTCAAACAGCAGCTGAGAAAAAAAATAACCACTTTTGACAAGGTGGAAGAGATCAGGTTTATCTCCAGAAAGGAAGCCTATGAAAGATTTTCAAAACAGCTCGGGGAAAACCAGGATGTGCTCAATGATATGCCAAAAGATTTCCTTCCACCATCTATAGAAGTCACTCCCATGAAAAATCTGCGCAGCCTCAACCAGGTCAAGCTGTTTTCGGCCTACCTGGCGAGATTGCCGGGAACCCTGAAAGTACAGTATGGCCAGGAATGGGTGGAACGTTTTTATTATTTCACAAAGCTGCTTTCCATAGTGGTCCTCCTCAGCGGTACCCTGCTCATCCTGACAACCATATTTATGGTTGCCTATACGATACGGCTGACAATTCTCGGCAGACACGATGAGCTGGAACTGTTAAAACTCGTCGGGGCCACTAATAACTATATTCGGATTCCATTTCTCCTGGAAGGTGTCCTCCAGGGCATTCTCGGATCCACTATAGGAATCTGCTCACTTTATATCCTCTTCCAATGGATCAAACTTCGCTTTTCCGGTCCTGGGCTGCTTAATCTTTTTGACTTTTCGTTTTTTCCGCCGGTTGTCAGCCTGACGATTATTGGTGTGTCGATTCTTCTCTGTACTCTTGGAAGTTATTCAACCATGCAGAAATTTCTGCGTATCTGA
- a CDS encoding murein hydrolase activator EnvC family protein, producing MILSGPRASFKIFFISLWFSSFIFPGFYFAPTLHASSISNEKNQDIANYRIKISRLQHGINTHEDKIKEEEKKERNLLLELEVLDKKLATQHAELKKLQQRMADQQTLIEKESRALAKIHSEKNIVENHLKKRIKAYYTMGDIGLLNVTFSTRTLPELLRFHDAFDTLIRYDQDVIRVYRETISDLERARKALTLEKYVLQNFIDQVLQERKKITTTKNEKQQLLVHIRTQAKLHKQAIKEMQEAAEKLSGALVAMKTRYHNGEDTFLAGKGTLPPPVDGIIITLFGQETENKLGVIRKSNGITLKAENGTKIRPVSNGLVIYAGYLRGYGNTIIIHHGFQYYTVTSRIEKLLVKKGAVVHPDTVIGIMGDTAMLFDEGLYFEIRHGKQSLDPLLWLDPNRLATAEERIEE from the coding sequence ATGATATTGTCCGGGCCCAGGGCATCATTTAAAATTTTTTTCATCTCCCTCTGGTTTTCTTCCTTCATTTTCCCAGGTTTCTATTTTGCCCCCACTCTTCATGCCTCATCCATCAGCAATGAAAAAAATCAGGATATTGCAAATTATCGCATAAAAATCAGTCGCCTGCAGCATGGAATCAATACCCATGAAGATAAAATCAAGGAGGAGGAAAAAAAAGAGAGAAACCTTCTGCTGGAGCTGGAAGTCCTCGATAAGAAACTTGCAACACAGCATGCAGAACTGAAAAAACTGCAGCAACGGATGGCCGACCAGCAGACACTCATTGAAAAAGAGAGCAGAGCCCTGGCAAAAATCCATTCCGAAAAAAACATCGTTGAAAATCACCTCAAGAAACGAATCAAAGCATATTACACAATGGGAGATATAGGGTTGCTCAACGTCACGTTCTCAACCAGAACTCTGCCTGAACTCCTCCGGTTCCATGACGCCTTTGACACTCTTATCCGCTATGATCAGGATGTCATAAGAGTCTACAGAGAGACTATCAGCGATCTTGAACGGGCCCGGAAGGCACTTACGCTTGAAAAATATGTCCTCCAGAATTTTATCGATCAGGTACTACAGGAAAGGAAGAAAATAACCACTACAAAAAACGAAAAACAGCAGCTTCTCGTTCATATCAGAACCCAGGCAAAACTGCATAAGCAGGCCATAAAAGAGATGCAGGAGGCAGCAGAAAAACTGTCCGGCGCCCTGGTAGCAATGAAAACCCGGTATCATAACGGCGAAGACACCTTTCTGGCTGGCAAGGGCACCCTGCCCCCGCCCGTAGATGGAATAATTATAACTCTTTTTGGCCAGGAAACTGAAAACAAGCTTGGTGTAATACGAAAATCGAACGGTATTACCCTGAAGGCAGAAAACGGGACAAAAATCAGACCGGTGAGTAATGGCCTGGTAATTTATGCTGGATATTTACGCGGGTATGGTAATACTATAATTATACACCATGGATTTCAATATTACACCGTCACATCAAGGATTGAAAAACTTCTTGTGAAAAAAGGTGCTGTGGTTCATCCGGATACAGTTATAGGTATCATGGGAGACACAGCAATGCTTTTTGATGAAGGGCTCTATTTTGAGATTCGCCATGGAAAACAATCTCTCGACCCGCTCCTGTGGCTGGATCCCAACAGGCTTGCCACAGCTGAGGAAAGGATAGAGGAGTAA
- a CDS encoding S41 family peptidase, with protein MVPYFQSITRIILCIITVSLLFSSFAGAEISQKEKEATYKQLEIFSNVLSILQENYVEKIDTEEVINGAIRGLLFSLDPHSSYLPPENFRELQEETRGSFSGIGIEVTVKNDILTIVSPIADTPADRAGLKANDLIVEINGVKTRNMGPYEAIKKLRGPKGSKVTIAIHRAGWEKLKKITIEREIIPLQSVRAEYLSPGFAYIRITSFQSHTTRDFKKKIHKLKKEHSLKGMIVDLRNNPGGLLHQAVTLADFFLDSGRIVYTKGRKEDQNTVFNAHDNGEDNSYPLVILVNEGSASASEIVAGAIQAHKRGIIVGTQTFGKGSVQTIIPLPDGAGLRMTTARYYTPDDRSIQAKGITPDVEVPFVACAPSKEKKILKKIVKEKDLDHHLSGTDNKKTKSDDTETALAKRFLKDNQLRSAYNILKSLNLFSKFTGAKSQN; from the coding sequence ATGGTTCCATATTTTCAATCCATCACAAGAATCATTCTTTGTATTATTACAGTTTCCCTTCTCTTTTCCTCTTTTGCAGGAGCTGAAATATCTCAGAAAGAAAAAGAGGCGACCTATAAACAACTCGAGATTTTCTCCAACGTACTTTCAATTCTCCAGGAAAATTATGTGGAAAAAATTGATACGGAAGAGGTAATCAACGGTGCAATTCGTGGTCTGCTCTTTTCGCTTGACCCCCACTCAAGCTATCTTCCACCTGAGAATTTTCGCGAACTCCAGGAAGAAACAAGGGGATCCTTTTCCGGTATCGGCATCGAAGTGACTGTAAAAAATGATATTCTTACAATTGTGAGCCCGATTGCCGACACCCCGGCGGATCGTGCCGGATTGAAAGCCAATGACCTTATTGTTGAAATAAACGGTGTCAAAACCAGGAATATGGGTCCCTACGAAGCAATCAAGAAACTCCGAGGTCCGAAGGGATCCAAAGTGACCATTGCAATCCACCGGGCCGGATGGGAAAAACTGAAGAAGATCACCATTGAAAGAGAAATAATTCCTCTCCAGTCGGTCAGAGCCGAATATCTGTCACCGGGGTTTGCCTATATACGCATAACGAGTTTCCAGAGTCATACAACAAGGGACTTCAAGAAAAAAATCCACAAACTTAAAAAAGAACACTCTCTAAAAGGCATGATAGTTGATCTTCGCAACAATCCCGGTGGACTCCTCCATCAGGCAGTAACTCTTGCCGACTTTTTTCTCGACAGTGGCCGTATTGTCTACACCAAGGGAAGAAAAGAGGATCAGAACACGGTTTTCAATGCCCATGATAACGGTGAAGACAACAGTTATCCTCTTGTTATTCTGGTTAATGAAGGTTCAGCCAGTGCTTCTGAAATTGTTGCCGGAGCTATTCAAGCTCACAAAAGAGGAATTATTGTAGGAACACAGACTTTCGGCAAAGGCTCTGTCCAGACAATAATTCCCCTGCCGGACGGCGCAGGATTGCGGATGACAACAGCCCGGTATTACACACCTGATGATCGCTCCATTCAGGCAAAAGGTATAACCCCGGATGTCGAAGTTCCCTTTGTGGCCTGTGCTCCCTCAAAAGAAAAAAAGATACTCAAGAAAATTGTCAAAGAAAAGGATTTGGATCATCATCTCTCAGGCACGGACAACAAGAAAACAAAAAGTGATGACACAGAAACAGCGCTTGCCAAGCGCTTTCTTAAGGATAATCAACTGCGAAGCGCATATAATATACTGAAGAGCCTCAATCTGTTTTCAAAATTCACTGGCGCGAAAAGTCAAAATTGA
- the era gene encoding GTPase Era, whose translation MNIFEKPVKSGLVAIVGPPNAGKSTLMNNLLGQKISIVTPKPQTTRNRIAGIVNGKEYQIVFLDTPGLHKSREPLNIEMVKVAMESLAEVDAVLFLIDVSLPLPEKLEKKKKAEFRSYMEQVKSPAIMVLNKIDLVDRKIILPLIEKYSNLFPFKAVVPLSALTGDGTENLLDEIISLLPMGPRYFPEDIPTDASERFLCGEIIREKVFLLTGQEIPYSTAVIVDSFKEDTVKKLITIHASIVLEKKSQKGIVIGKGGKKLGAIGSAARKDIELLLGEKVLLKLWVKVKKNWSRNEQFLKELGL comes from the coding sequence ATGAATATTTTCGAAAAACCTGTGAAATCAGGATTGGTGGCAATAGTCGGTCCTCCCAATGCAGGAAAATCAACGCTCATGAATAATCTGCTCGGGCAGAAAATTTCAATTGTAACACCAAAGCCGCAGACAACACGCAACAGAATAGCCGGAATTGTCAACGGAAAAGAGTACCAGATCGTTTTTCTTGACACCCCGGGGTTGCATAAATCACGTGAACCGCTCAATATCGAAATGGTGAAGGTGGCCATGGAGAGCCTGGCGGAAGTGGATGCGGTTCTCTTTCTCATTGATGTCTCACTGCCTTTACCCGAAAAACTGGAAAAGAAAAAGAAAGCGGAATTCCGGTCGTATATGGAGCAGGTGAAAAGCCCGGCGATCATGGTTCTCAATAAAATAGACCTTGTTGACAGGAAAATTATTCTCCCGTTAATTGAAAAGTACAGTAACCTGTTTCCCTTTAAGGCGGTAGTTCCCCTTTCCGCACTCACGGGTGACGGAACGGAAAATCTTCTGGATGAGATCATCTCTCTTCTTCCCATGGGCCCTCGGTATTTTCCGGAAGACATTCCAACAGATGCCAGTGAGCGGTTTCTTTGCGGGGAAATTATCCGGGAAAAGGTTTTTCTTCTGACCGGCCAGGAAATTCCTTATTCAACAGCAGTTATTGTCGATTCCTTTAAAGAGGATACAGTAAAGAAACTCATTACCATCCATGCATCCATCGTTTTGGAGAAAAAATCCCAGAAAGGTATTGTTATTGGAAAAGGTGGGAAAAAACTCGGGGCAATCGGCAGTGCTGCCAGAAAAGATATTGAGTTGCTGCTGGGAGAAAAAGTACTTCTGAAACTCTGGGTAAAAGTAAAAAAGAACTGGTCCAGAAATGAACAGTTTCTCAAGGAGCTTGGATTGTAA
- a CDS encoding ribonuclease catalytic domain-containing protein has translation MISTGKLIEYLDNGKFICAIVVESQPKRLRLINQNGREVNLPLSRVVHCSNETYDIGQSREELIRNLKEIAEKRLNLMTAIDLQELWELTSDESDSSFSPSFLAELIFGDLSNDDCVSAFLRSVFCDRLFFKYSNGLIKVNSPEQVENLQIQRKKEEKKKQIITEGAAAVKDLFSREHPQKELDPLLRESLHLLRDYYVFGNDAKDANTARQLLKTAGLTSPHDPFHILVKAGLWGPNENIPLLKQELPVNFSLEARQQAEQLLQQGQDDLFNDPGRIDLTHLKPITIDGPTTLDFDDALTLEEQDGNYLVGIHISDVAHYVRPGDALFQEAMRRGTSIYFPEGQIPMLPRHLSQGICSLIQDEIRAAFSFMILLSEDAEILRVKIIPSIIKVARRLTYDEVDRMIEKDGELKILNMLRKKLRQRRIEKGALLLPFPDVNIFIDHQGQVHVNLGKSDTPARTIVSEMMILANSEAARYVSDRMVPGLFRSQPKLKNRIVFGEDDDLFQNTLQRKQLPRGELSTTAKPHSGLGVSHYTTVTSPIRRLLDLVMQHQLDSIIRRKEPCFTEDMCKDFTSILSRTVTAANNVRHLRQRYWLLKYLSDRKGQLINALVIQVGPRRINLLLTDILMDIDLPKPAGRKISANSTVQVRILKADPLDNVVRFDWP, from the coding sequence ATGATTAGCACAGGAAAGCTCATAGAATATCTCGATAACGGCAAATTTATCTGCGCCATAGTCGTGGAAAGCCAGCCTAAACGACTTCGCTTGATCAATCAGAATGGAAGGGAGGTCAATCTGCCCCTTTCAAGAGTTGTTCATTGCTCAAATGAAACATATGACATTGGACAAAGTCGGGAGGAGTTGATACGTAATCTCAAAGAAATTGCCGAAAAAAGACTCAACCTGATGACAGCTATTGATCTTCAGGAACTCTGGGAATTGACCTCCGACGAATCCGATTCATCATTCAGCCCGTCTTTTCTGGCTGAACTTATCTTCGGCGATCTTTCCAATGATGACTGTGTCTCCGCTTTTTTAAGATCTGTCTTTTGCGACAGACTTTTTTTTAAATACAGTAATGGACTGATAAAGGTCAACAGCCCAGAACAGGTTGAAAACCTGCAGATTCAACGTAAAAAAGAAGAGAAAAAAAAGCAGATTATCACTGAAGGTGCTGCTGCGGTCAAAGATCTTTTTTCAAGAGAGCACCCGCAAAAAGAGCTGGATCCTCTTCTCAGGGAATCTCTCCATCTGCTCAGGGATTATTATGTCTTCGGCAATGATGCAAAAGACGCAAATACCGCAAGACAGCTCCTGAAAACAGCAGGCCTCACCAGTCCCCATGACCCATTTCATATCCTTGTTAAAGCCGGACTCTGGGGCCCTAATGAAAACATTCCCCTACTCAAACAAGAACTCCCCGTCAATTTTTCTCTGGAGGCAAGACAGCAGGCTGAACAGTTACTGCAACAGGGGCAGGACGACCTGTTCAATGATCCAGGAAGAATCGACCTGACCCATCTGAAACCGATAACCATCGACGGCCCCACCACATTGGATTTTGATGATGCCCTCACCCTGGAAGAACAGGATGGCAATTATCTTGTGGGTATTCATATTTCTGATGTCGCCCATTATGTAAGACCAGGAGATGCACTCTTTCAGGAGGCAATGCGGCGTGGGACTTCCATCTATTTTCCGGAAGGTCAGATCCCCATGCTTCCCCGGCACCTTTCCCAGGGAATCTGCAGCCTTATTCAGGATGAGATCAGGGCCGCTTTCAGTTTCATGATTCTGCTGTCAGAGGATGCTGAAATACTGAGAGTCAAGATCATACCGTCAATCATCAAAGTCGCCAGACGACTGACCTATGATGAAGTGGATCGGATGATTGAAAAAGACGGGGAACTCAAGATACTCAATATGCTGAGGAAAAAGTTGAGGCAGCGCAGGATTGAAAAGGGAGCCCTTCTTCTGCCCTTTCCCGACGTAAATATTTTCATTGATCACCAGGGTCAGGTTCATGTTAATCTGGGGAAAAGTGACACTCCCGCCAGAACAATCGTATCTGAAATGATGATTCTGGCCAACAGCGAAGCTGCCAGATATGTTTCCGACAGAATGGTTCCCGGACTCTTCAGATCTCAGCCCAAGTTGAAAAACAGAATTGTATTTGGAGAAGACGACGATCTGTTTCAAAATACCCTGCAGAGAAAACAACTGCCAAGGGGTGAACTGTCCACGACCGCCAAGCCGCACTCCGGCCTGGGTGTATCGCACTATACAACTGTTACTTCTCCCATAAGAAGGCTGCTGGATCTCGTTATGCAACACCAGCTTGACTCGATTATAAGAAGAAAGGAACCATGTTTTACCGAGGATATGTGTAAGGATTTCACATCTATTCTCTCCAGAACGGTTACGGCAGCCAATAACGTACGCCATCTTCGGCAGCGTTACTGGCTGCTTAAATATTTATCTGATCGAAAAGGTCAGCTGATCAATGCACTTGTTATTCAGGTAGGCCCCAGACGGATAAACCTTCTGCTCACCGACATTCTCATGGACATCGATCTGCCTAAACCTGCGGGCAGAAAAATATCTGCAAACAGCACGGTCCAGGTAAGAATCCTGAAAGCAGATCCCCTGGATAACGTTGTGCGTTTTGACTGGCCATGA
- a CDS encoding helix-turn-helix transcriptional regulator, translating into MKKPASPETFSHGAMAMVKIDGTKVRELREKQGLTQLYVATAVQVTTDTISRWENKRYPSIKKENGLKLAEALGVELEELLETTEPVVEQQTGPDREISPNIEQSFPPSKHNNIRKAWPLLILSATIGSLILAVAFYFLQTTPTAKLNAIRILPRHCIAGQPFPVIIKVNGADQSSIAIILKESLPPDSHIIKVFPEPSGNSTKGNILKWLLKIQSRALFSYLVAIDGKPGEKREFNGTLSINNGPANTLTIRGDHEVLLGEHHWADSNSDNIISDNEILTVYDLYSDIKGLKLDMDMIEEIWLGSGYRWNRQTNMFEISE; encoded by the coding sequence ATGAAAAAACCGGCTTCTCCGGAAACATTCTCCCATGGCGCCATGGCCATGGTAAAAATTGATGGAACAAAAGTCAGGGAATTGCGTGAAAAACAGGGCCTGACTCAACTCTACGTGGCAACCGCAGTACAGGTAACAACTGATACTATTTCCAGATGGGAAAACAAAAGATATCCAAGTATTAAAAAAGAAAACGGCCTGAAACTTGCCGAAGCCCTGGGAGTGGAGCTTGAAGAACTTCTGGAAACCACGGAGCCAGTAGTAGAACAACAGACAGGGCCAGACCGGGAGATTTCCCCAAATATTGAGCAATCTTTTCCCCCTTCCAAACACAACAACATCAGGAAAGCATGGCCTCTACTTATTCTTTCCGCGACAATCGGGTCTCTTATTCTGGCAGTTGCTTTTTATTTCCTTCAAACTACTCCCACTGCAAAACTCAATGCCATACGAATACTGCCCAGACATTGCATTGCCGGGCAACCCTTTCCAGTCATTATTAAGGTAAATGGTGCCGACCAATCTTCCATTGCCATTATTCTCAAAGAATCCCTGCCACCAGACAGCCATATTATAAAAGTATTTCCTGAACCCAGCGGCAACAGCACAAAAGGAAACATACTCAAATGGCTCCTCAAAATCCAAAGCAGGGCACTCTTTTCCTACCTTGTCGCCATCGATGGAAAACCTGGAGAAAAACGAGAATTCAACGGCACACTTTCCATCAATAACGGACCTGCCAACACCCTGACAATCAGGGGGGACCATGAAGTTCTCCTGGGAGAACATCATTGGGCCGACAGCAACAGTGACAATATCATAAGTGACAATGAGATTCTGACTGTCTACGATCTTTACAGCGACATAAAAGGACTGAAACTTGACATGGACATGATAGAAGAAATCTGGCTGGGATCAGGTTATCGCTGGAACCGGCAGACCAACATGTTCGAAATTTCAGAATAG
- a CDS encoding DNA-binding protein, translating to MPTTSFINRCIRETLNGLRDGLSLFSKPSRAAVIFSLRRKQQLQICDPQNLLRGYEPKLKNIYLENSDWKKNIEEKKPDYSFNLIDPLANLQLDGLISCGGSSAPVFYQMWFTEHHPNLCSTGPTECWLEHAVLRFSHDIANDSNLYTGISGSFLREYSSHAVHDYIVDKANKSLGPDCQIRIYPVLDAVLGISKTNEEGVRPFGKLTFIEPRFLGEIHFLARFQASEKPLLSNFKHVRKLLQAVEYSTHHLVSDGTTILGIATDPIRQFHITADFQGRFGFLKDNDEVLCSFQDGSYSSNTHRAKLFEVEEALLDFEIDTATRNDLFKIIAALVHYAEDNTFGCTFVLDLAKTPADTAGQSLTPPLIFMTRTS from the coding sequence TTGCCTACCACATCATTTATTAACAGGTGTATCCGTGAAACACTCAACGGCTTGAGGGATGGTCTGTCCCTCTTTTCCAAACCGAGCCGAGCTGCCGTAATCTTTTCCCTGAGGCGGAAACAGCAACTTCAGATCTGTGACCCCCAGAATCTTCTTCGTGGATATGAACCCAAATTGAAAAATATCTACCTGGAAAACAGCGACTGGAAGAAAAATATTGAAGAGAAAAAACCTGACTATTCCTTCAATTTAATTGATCCTCTTGCCAACCTGCAACTGGACGGGCTGATTTCCTGTGGGGGGAGTTCCGCGCCTGTTTTTTACCAGATGTGGTTTACGGAACATCACCCAAATCTCTGTTCCACAGGACCAACCGAATGCTGGCTTGAACATGCCGTATTGCGATTTTCTCACGATATCGCCAATGACTCAAACCTGTATACAGGAATTTCCGGCAGTTTTCTCAGGGAGTACTCAAGCCATGCAGTGCACGACTATATTGTGGACAAAGCCAATAAGAGCCTTGGGCCGGACTGTCAGATCAGAATTTACCCTGTCCTTGATGCTGTTCTGGGTATCTCCAAAACCAACGAAGAAGGGGTAAGGCCTTTTGGAAAACTGACATTTATTGAACCCAGATTTCTGGGAGAAATACACTTTCTCGCCAGGTTCCAGGCAAGCGAAAAACCACTGTTAAGTAATTTCAAACATGTACGGAAACTTCTTCAGGCTGTGGAATACAGTACACATCACCTTGTCTCCGACGGGACGACCATCCTTGGAATAGCTACAGACCCGATTCGGCAGTTTCACATTACTGCGGATTTTCAGGGAAGGTTTGGTTTTTTAAAAGACAATGATGAAGTACTCTGCAGTTTTCAGGATGGCAGTTACAGTTCAAATACACACCGGGCAAAACTGTTTGAAGTAGAAGAGGCACTGCTGGATTTTGAAATTGATACCGCAACAAGAAATGATCTCTTTAAAATCATAGCCGCACTGGTTCATTACGCGGAGGACAACACTTTCGGTTGTACCTTTGTCCTTGACCTGGCAAAAACCCCGGCGGATACAGCAGGACAAAGCCTTACTCCCCCCTTGATCTTCATGACAAGGACAAGCTGA
- a CDS encoding DNA integrity scanning protein DisA nucleotide-binding domain protein: protein MLAGALAKVDGALHIRTDLQLHSFACLLDGHRIKNENRARGARYNSALRFTAQYPETIVVVVSADRPVSVFRQGKEISSEYNIGDSPHCILFPLPFEEWLLLT, encoded by the coding sequence ATGCTTGCCGGAGCCCTGGCAAAGGTAGATGGAGCCCTTCATATACGCACGGATCTCCAACTCCATTCCTTTGCCTGTCTCCTGGATGGCCACAGAATTAAGAACGAAAACAGAGCTCGTGGGGCAAGATACAATTCCGCCCTGCGATTTACTGCCCAATATCCAGAAACTATAGTTGTGGTGGTTTCCGCAGACAGGCCGGTTTCCGTTTTCCGTCAAGGGAAAGAGATCAGCAGTGAATACAACATCGGAGACTCCCCACACTGTATTCTTTTCCCTCTTCCATTTGAGGAATGGCTGCTTTTGACTTAA
- the rpmB gene encoding 50S ribosomal protein L28: MAKVCEICGKGPLTGNNVSHAHNKTRRRWLPNLKKVRMVTESGATKRGRVCTRCIRSGAVVKPA, from the coding sequence ATGGCAAAGGTATGCGAAATTTGTGGCAAGGGACCGTTAACAGGTAACAATGTTTCCCATGCACACAATAAAACAAGAAGAAGATGGCTTCCCAATCTGAAAAAAGTTCGTATGGTGACTGAAAGTGGTGCAACTAAACGGGGCAGAGTGTGCACCCGTTGCATTCGTTCGGGAGCTGTTGTCAAACCGGCATAA
- the resB gene encoding cytochrome c biogenesis protein ResB, translated as MKQTNSLWSFFASVKLAIFTLSFIAVSSIIGTIIPQGESHSFYIKNYGEVWARFFEVLDIPDMYYSWWFIGLLGLLSANLIICSIDRFPGVWRIVNADNLAIKPERLQKMSESKSWKISKSTTDPVLLSKVLLKNGWKTVQKKTDNTVLYFSQKGRWSRTGVYLVHASILIILTGAIIGHFLGFKGSVMIPETKSSSKIYSYENSTPIKLGFEIRCDSFTIEYYDNGMPKEYMSKLTVLKDNREILTKNIEVNSPLTYEGITFYQSSYEGYQDFLITITEQLSEEKKQFIVPFQRQKEWKEKQLRFGIVNAEAIGQRVVRSKLWFKAGNSPASIEWIKDGKSITVKDGSKLYSISVKQMYATGLQVARDPGVWLVYIGCILMLAGLYMAFFMSHRRIWLLITTDENNRSSILLAGSANKNRVDFSSRFSELAQKIESSIS; from the coding sequence ATGAAACAGACCAATTCTCTCTGGAGCTTCTTTGCATCAGTCAAACTTGCTATTTTTACGCTCAGTTTTATCGCAGTTTCTTCCATCATCGGAACCATTATCCCCCAGGGAGAATCCCATTCCTTTTATATCAAGAATTATGGTGAAGTATGGGCCAGGTTTTTTGAAGTTCTTGATATTCCGGATATGTATTACTCATGGTGGTTCATTGGTCTGCTTGGTTTGCTCAGTGCCAATCTTATAATCTGCAGCATCGACAGGTTTCCAGGAGTCTGGCGCATAGTCAATGCTGATAACCTTGCGATCAAACCTGAAAGACTCCAAAAAATGTCAGAGAGTAAAAGCTGGAAAATCTCAAAAAGTACAACTGATCCAGTTCTTCTATCCAAGGTTCTCCTGAAAAACGGCTGGAAAACTGTCCAGAAAAAAACTGACAACACAGTCCTCTATTTCAGTCAGAAAGGCAGATGGAGCAGAACCGGTGTGTACCTTGTCCATGCCTCAATTCTTATAATTCTTACTGGCGCAATCATCGGGCATTTTCTTGGCTTCAAGGGAAGTGTCATGATTCCTGAGACAAAAAGCAGCTCAAAAATTTACTCTTACGAAAATTCAACACCCATTAAACTTGGATTTGAAATTCGTTGCGATTCATTTACAATCGAATATTACGATAACGGCATGCCGAAAGAATATATGAGTAAACTCACTGTTCTCAAGGACAATCGGGAAATCCTGACAAAAAACATTGAAGTCAACAGCCCCCTGACCTACGAGGGAATAACCTTTTATCAATCCAGTTATGAGGGATATCAGGATTTTTTGATCACCATCACAGAGCAACTATCAGAAGAAAAGAAACAATTTATTGTCCCCTTTCAACGTCAGAAAGAGTGGAAAGAAAAGCAACTTCGTTTTGGAATTGTTAATGCTGAAGCCATTGGACAAAGGGTTGTCCGATCGAAGCTCTGGTTCAAGGCTGGTAATTCTCCTGCAAGCATTGAATGGATTAAGGATGGGAAAAGCATTACAGTAAAGGATGGATCCAAACTCTATTCGATTTCCGTAAAACAAATGTATGCAACCGGCCTGCAGGTCGCCAGAGACCCCGGTGTGTGGCTGGTGTATATTGGTTGCATTCTCATGCTGGCAGGGCTGTACATGGCATTCTTTATGTCCCACAGAAGGATCTGGCTGCTGATCACTACCGATGAAAATAACAGGTCTTCAATTCTTCTGGCGGGTTCAGCAAATAAAAACAGAGTTGATTTCTCGAGTCGGTTTTCAGAACTTGCTCAAAAGATTGAATCTTCCATCTCATAG